A genomic window from Rhea pennata isolate bPtePen1 chromosome 12, bPtePen1.pri, whole genome shotgun sequence includes:
- the IL5RA gene encoding interleukin-5 receptor subunit alpha isoform X3, which translates to MAFLIYYLKIMANVMGVFLILLWITNMVQRNIFQAEGVQVFPPVNFTLTVSALAEVFLHWKPNPNQEQKNYTIRYDVEIITPVSEEYDTKKTRSFRTAVLHNGFSARIRTLLLFNELQMKSDWVMGELKPLPGAAETSVTNLSCVNYITIYSTVSLHCTWFPGKGAPEDTKYFLFYRYKTYTEECQDYIKDKWNRNIECKFSRTHIDPEEIDELIVIHINGSSKYAAIKPFQQLFNQNTIEKVNVPRNVTVFLEQNDLLAKWEKPISSFPKECFEYEFYLCNLKSGNKQILKVSSNDFRLRIDVTCRYSIQIRANHYICRKRGFWSDWSEILYVGGNKQENSIAWILALFCVSSCSIALLVAIICKIKHQL; encoded by the exons ATGGCTTTTCTCATTTACTATCTAAAGATTATGGCCAACGTGATGGGAGTTTTTCTGATCCTCCTTTGGATCACGAATATGGTTCAGCGAAACATATTTCAAGCTGAAGGAG ttcaggTTTTCCCACCTGTTAATTTCACCCTTACAGTCTCTGCAttagcagaagtatttttacaCTGGAAACCAAATCCTAATCAGGAACAAAAAAACTACACTATTAGATATGATGTGGAAATCATAACTCCTGTGTCTGAAGAG tatGATACAAAGAAGACTCGTAGTTTCCGAACAGCTGTACTTCACAATGGTTTTTCTGCACGCATTCGGACTTTACTTCTGTTTAATGAGCTTCAGATGAAAAGCGACTGGGTGATGGGTGAGCTGAAGCCTCTGCCTG GTGCTGCAGAGACATCAGTCACTAATTTGTCCTGTGTTAATTACATCACCATTTATAGTACTGTTTCTCTCCATTGTACTTGGTTTCCTGGTAAAGGAGCACCGGAAGATACAAAGTACTTTCTATTTTACAG gtATAAGACCTACACTGAAGAATGTCAAGATTATATCAAAGACAAGTGGAACAGGAATATTGAGTGCAAATTTTCAAGGACACATATTGATCCTGAAGAGATTGACGAGCTTATTGTAATACACATTAATGGGTCTAGCAAGTATGCTGCAATTAAACCTTTTCAGCAGTTATTTAACCAAAATACCATTG aGAAAGTGAATGTTCCCAGAAATGTCACTGTATTCTTAGAGCAAAATGATCTCTTGGCCAAGTGGGAGAAGccaatttcttctttccctaAAGAATGTTTTGAATATGAATTTTACCTCTGCAACTTGAAGTCAGGTAACAAGCAG atattGAAAGTATCATCAAATGACTTCAGATTAAGAATTGATGTTACCTGCAGATATTCCATACAGATACGAGCTAATCATTACATATGTCGTAAAAGAGGATTTTGGAGTGACTGGAGTGAAATTCTTTATGTTG GAGGAAACAAACAGGAGAATTCCATAGCCTGGattcttgctctgttttgcGTGTCCTCATGCTCCATAGCCTTGCTTGTTGCAATAATATGCAAAAT CAAGCATCAATTATGA
- the IL5RA gene encoding interleukin-5 receptor subunit alpha isoform X1 → MANVMGVFLILLWITNMVQRNIFQAEGVQVFPPVNFTLTVSALAEVFLHWKPNPNQEQKNYTIRYDVEIITPVSEEYDTKKTRSFRTAVLHNGFSARIRTLLLFNELQMKSDWVMGELKPLPGAAETSVTNLSCVNYITIYSTVSLHCTWFPGKGAPEDTKYFLFYRYKTYTEECQDYIKDKWNRNIECKFSRTHIDPEEIDELIVIHINGSSKYAAIKPFQQLFNQNTIEKVNVPRNVTVFLEQNDLLAKWEKPISSFPKECFEYEFYLCNLKSGNKQILKVSSNDFRLRIDVTCRYSIQIRANHYICRKRGFWSDWSEILYVGGNKQENSIAWILALFCVSSCSIALLVAIICKINHVRNKLFPPIPTPRNKFKDSFPNDYERARTYTSELETELESFAEDFYSSAMEDSVF, encoded by the exons ATGGCCAACGTGATGGGAGTTTTTCTGATCCTCCTTTGGATCACGAATATGGTTCAGCGAAACATATTTCAAGCTGAAGGAG ttcaggTTTTCCCACCTGTTAATTTCACCCTTACAGTCTCTGCAttagcagaagtatttttacaCTGGAAACCAAATCCTAATCAGGAACAAAAAAACTACACTATTAGATATGATGTGGAAATCATAACTCCTGTGTCTGAAGAG tatGATACAAAGAAGACTCGTAGTTTCCGAACAGCTGTACTTCACAATGGTTTTTCTGCACGCATTCGGACTTTACTTCTGTTTAATGAGCTTCAGATGAAAAGCGACTGGGTGATGGGTGAGCTGAAGCCTCTGCCTG GTGCTGCAGAGACATCAGTCACTAATTTGTCCTGTGTTAATTACATCACCATTTATAGTACTGTTTCTCTCCATTGTACTTGGTTTCCTGGTAAAGGAGCACCGGAAGATACAAAGTACTTTCTATTTTACAG gtATAAGACCTACACTGAAGAATGTCAAGATTATATCAAAGACAAGTGGAACAGGAATATTGAGTGCAAATTTTCAAGGACACATATTGATCCTGAAGAGATTGACGAGCTTATTGTAATACACATTAATGGGTCTAGCAAGTATGCTGCAATTAAACCTTTTCAGCAGTTATTTAACCAAAATACCATTG aGAAAGTGAATGTTCCCAGAAATGTCACTGTATTCTTAGAGCAAAATGATCTCTTGGCCAAGTGGGAGAAGccaatttcttctttccctaAAGAATGTTTTGAATATGAATTTTACCTCTGCAACTTGAAGTCAGGTAACAAGCAG atattGAAAGTATCATCAAATGACTTCAGATTAAGAATTGATGTTACCTGCAGATATTCCATACAGATACGAGCTAATCATTACATATGTCGTAAAAGAGGATTTTGGAGTGACTGGAGTGAAATTCTTTATGTTG GAGGAAACAAACAGGAGAATTCCATAGCCTGGattcttgctctgttttgcGTGTCCTCATGCTCCATAGCCTTGCTTGTTGCAATAATATGCAAAAT aaaccaTGTACGGAATAAACTGTTTCCGCCAATTCCAACACccagaaacaaatttaaagatTCCTTCCCAAATGACTATGAG
- the IL5RA gene encoding interleukin-5 receptor subunit alpha isoform X2, with translation MAFLIYYLKIMANVMGVFLILLWITNMVQRNIFQAEGVQVFPPVNFTLTVSALAEVFLHWKPNPNQEQKNYTIRYDVEIITPVSEEYDTKKTRSFRTAVLHNGFSARIRTLLLFNELQMKSDWVMGELKPLPGAAETSVTNLSCVNYITIYSTVSLHCTWFPGKGAPEDTKYFLFYRYKTYTEECQDYIKDKWNRNIECKFSRTHIDPEEIDELIVIHINGSSKYAAIKPFQQLFNQNTIEKVNVPRNVTVFLEQNDLLAKWEKPISSFPKECFEYEFYLCNLKSGNKQILKVSSNDFRLRIDVTCRYSIQIRANHYICRKRGFWSDWSEILYVGGNKQENSIAWILALFCVSSCSIALLVAIICKIYFQLLSCQET, from the exons ATGGCTTTTCTCATTTACTATCTAAAGATTATGGCCAACGTGATGGGAGTTTTTCTGATCCTCCTTTGGATCACGAATATGGTTCAGCGAAACATATTTCAAGCTGAAGGAG ttcaggTTTTCCCACCTGTTAATTTCACCCTTACAGTCTCTGCAttagcagaagtatttttacaCTGGAAACCAAATCCTAATCAGGAACAAAAAAACTACACTATTAGATATGATGTGGAAATCATAACTCCTGTGTCTGAAGAG tatGATACAAAGAAGACTCGTAGTTTCCGAACAGCTGTACTTCACAATGGTTTTTCTGCACGCATTCGGACTTTACTTCTGTTTAATGAGCTTCAGATGAAAAGCGACTGGGTGATGGGTGAGCTGAAGCCTCTGCCTG GTGCTGCAGAGACATCAGTCACTAATTTGTCCTGTGTTAATTACATCACCATTTATAGTACTGTTTCTCTCCATTGTACTTGGTTTCCTGGTAAAGGAGCACCGGAAGATACAAAGTACTTTCTATTTTACAG gtATAAGACCTACACTGAAGAATGTCAAGATTATATCAAAGACAAGTGGAACAGGAATATTGAGTGCAAATTTTCAAGGACACATATTGATCCTGAAGAGATTGACGAGCTTATTGTAATACACATTAATGGGTCTAGCAAGTATGCTGCAATTAAACCTTTTCAGCAGTTATTTAACCAAAATACCATTG aGAAAGTGAATGTTCCCAGAAATGTCACTGTATTCTTAGAGCAAAATGATCTCTTGGCCAAGTGGGAGAAGccaatttcttctttccctaAAGAATGTTTTGAATATGAATTTTACCTCTGCAACTTGAAGTCAGGTAACAAGCAG atattGAAAGTATCATCAAATGACTTCAGATTAAGAATTGATGTTACCTGCAGATATTCCATACAGATACGAGCTAATCATTACATATGTCGTAAAAGAGGATTTTGGAGTGACTGGAGTGAAATTCTTTATGTTG GAGGAAACAAACAGGAGAATTCCATAGCCTGGattcttgctctgttttgcGTGTCCTCATGCTCCATAGCCTTGCTTGTTGCAATAATATGCAAAAT TTACTTCCAGTTGCTCTCCTGCCAGGAGACATAG